One Bombus fervidus isolate BK054 chromosome 2, iyBomFerv1, whole genome shotgun sequence DNA segment encodes these proteins:
- the LOC139995426 gene encoding ribosome biogenesis regulatory protein homolog: MDVVNSILENSTQEKDTRKSTEVNKDVEIETDLGTLLALDYNTVDLKALKSQTEQYLKSLTRDNVQIVINKIWELPIERVDEVIVAKLPKQKFVLPRARQIPKPKPLTKWQQFAKEKGIKTKRKSKSKLKWDEELQKWIPTFGYKRNKAIEQKEWLVEVNNEGKAMEDPFAAAKTAKEERKSKNELQRLRNIAKAKNIKIPKVGLPTREHFPDSQQLSQAMTIARTSTASLGKFQDRLPKEKDAKGIAKQVPGMKRKAEEIPKNLQEEKKRNTNLVDNILKSNTKILREDFSVPKTTPAKVKKDKKKDKKGAKAKGVKKPKAGKGQRNMKHKVGGRKRR; this comes from the exons ATGGATGTCGTAAATTCAATTCTAGAAAACAGCACTCAGGAAAAAGATACACGTAAATCCACAGAAGTAAATAAAGATGTGGAAATTGAGACAGACTTAGGAACTCTTTTAGCATTAGATTATAATACTGTGGACCTAAAAGCATTAAA ATCACAGACCGAACAATATCTGAAAAGTTTAACAAGGGACAACGTGCaaatagttattaataaaatatgggAACTTCCAATAGAACGTGTTGATGAGGTAATAGTAGCAAAATTGCCCAAACAGAAATTTGTATTACCACGAGCTCGACAAATCCCGAAACCAAAACCTTTGACAAAATGGCAACAATTTGCTAAAGAGAAAGGTATCAAAACTAAACGAAAAAGCAAATCTAAACTTAAATGGGATGAAGAACTACAG aaatGGATACCTACTTTTGGTTATAAACGTAACAAAGCCATAGAACAGAAGGAGTGGTTGGTAGAAGTTAATAATGAAGGTAAAGCTATGGAAGATCCATTTGCAGCTGCAAAGACagcaaaggaagaaagaaagtctAAGAATGAATTACAAAGACTGCGTAATATTGCCAAggcaaaaaatataaaaattccaaaggtAGGACTTCCTACCAGGGAACATTTTCCTGATTCACAACAACTTTCACAAGCCATGACTATTGCACGTACATCAACAGCATCTCTTGGCAAATTCCAAGATAG gttaccaaaagaaaaagatgcgAAGGGTATAGCCAAGCAAGTTCCAGGTATGAAAAGGAAAGCAGAAGAAATTCCCAAAAATTTAcaggaagagaagaaacgcAATACCAATCTGGTAGACAATATTCTGAAGAGTAACACTAAGATTCTCCGTGAAGATTTCTCTGTACCAAA GACAACGCCAgctaaagtaaaaaaagacaagaaaaaagataaaaagggaGCAAAAGCTAAGGGAGTAAAGAAACCGAAAGCAGGTAAAGGACAACGGAATATGAAGCATAAAGTTGGAGGTAgaaaacgaagataa
- the Polr3h gene encoding RNA polymerase III subunit H, with product MFVLAELKDTVRIPPWEFKRKLNDAITDELNRKLANKVYLDVGLCIALHDITKIEESYIFPGDGASHTKVVFRFIVFRPFMEEILIGKIRSCSVDGVHVTLGFFEDIVIPPNKLQHPSRFDQIEQAWVWEYDTGDGQKHDLFMDAGEIIRFRVISETFTEALPTGPNMSGETEKSEAKTTSPYTLGAAIDEPGLGLLTWWENT from the exons atgtttgTCCTCGCGGAATTAAAGGACACAGTTAGAATTCCACCATGGGAATTCAAGCGAAAATTAAATGATGCTATTACAGATGAacttaatagaaaattagcTAACAag GTCTATCTTGATGTTGGCCTTTGTATTGCTCTTCacgatattacaaaaattgaggaatcatatatttttcctGGGGATGGTGCATCTCATACCAAAGTAGTATTTCGTTTCATTGTGTTCCGTCCATTTATGGAAGAGATATTAATAGGGAAGATACGAAGCTGTAGTGTTGATGGTGTTCATG TAACATTAGGTTTTTTTGAAGATATCGTAATACCACCTAATAAATTGCAACATCCATCAAGGTTTGATCAAATAGAACAAGCATGGGTATGGGAATATGATACAGGAGATGGTCAAAAGCATGACTTATTTATGGATGCAG GAGAAATTATACGATTCAGGGTAATAAGTGAAACATTCACAGAAGCATTACCTACGGGACCAAATATGTCTGGGGAGACTGAAAAATCGGAAGCTAAAACTACATCTCCATATACCTTAGGA gCTGCTATTGATGAGCCAGGACTTGGACTACTCACTTGGTGGGAAAATACCTAA
- the LOC139995383 gene encoding uncharacterized protein, translating to MSSISAQGVVERASAELTKRINGLGLRASKHHGGGKASVMERVTHVFCGSGGVPYTNLQSANNANATPEKPSRSVPTSMSNIPSVNNKSLSNVGTPSRARISRNRGKNVPLASGGTGGYVAPTTWDQLMQDDHFLSKFFLYFTAIERRILAQVCLRWRDILYARPRLWAGLVPVVRCREVRAMPSSSRTRLYASLVRRGFHSLVLLGASDEDIPELTHGFPLAQRNIHSLSLRCCAVTDRGLEALLDHLQALFELELAGCNEITEAGLWTCLTPRIVSLSLSDCINVADEAVGAVAQLLPSLYEFSLQAYHVTDAALGYFHATQSSSLSILRLQSCWELTNHGVVNIVHSLPNLTVLSLSGCSKVTDDGVELIAENLSRLRSLDLSWCSRITDAALEYIACDLNHLEELTLDRCVHITDIGVGYISTMGSLSALFLRWCILLRDFGLQHLCGMKSLQVLSVAGCPLLTSSGLSSLIQLRHLHELELTNCPGTSQELFDYLREHLPRCLIIE from the exons ATGTCTTCGATATCAGCGCAGGGGGTCGTCGAAAGAGCCAGCGCCGAGTTGACCAAAAGAATCAACGGTCTGGGGCTAAGAGCGTCTAAACATCATG GTGGGGGAAAGGCGAGCGTCATGGAACGCGTTACGCATGTGTTCTGCGGGAGCGGTGGTGTTCCGTACACGAATTTGCAGAGCGCGAATAATGCGAACGCAACCCCGGAAAAGCCAAGCAGGAGCGTGCCAACATCGATGAGCAACATACCTTCAGTGAACAACAAGAGCCTGAGCAACGTCGGTACACCGAGCAGAGCAAGGATATCGAGAAATCGAGGGAAGAATGTGCCGTTGGCGAGCGGTGGAACGGGTGGATACGTTGCGCCCACCACGTGGGATCAGCTGATGCAAGACGATCATTTCCTCAGTAAATTCTTTCTCTACTTCACCGCCATCGAGAGAAGGATTTTGGCTCAG GTGTGCTTAAGATGGCGAGATATACTTTATGCGCGACCTCGACTCTGGGCAGGCTTAGTGCCCGTGGTGAGGTGTCGTGAGGTGCGTGCCATGCCTTCTAGTTCACGCACACGGCTTTACGCCTCCTTAGTTAGAAGAGGCTTTCATTCGTTGGTTCTTCTTGGCGCATCGGATGAGGATATCCCGGAACTGACGCACGGATTCCCATTAGCGCAGAGAAATATCCATTCGTTATCGCTTAGATGTTGCGCCGTTACTGACAGGGGACTTGAAGCTCTTTTAGATCATTTACag gcGTTGTTCGAGCTGGAATTAGCTGGTTGCAACGAGATAACAGAAGCCGGCCTGTGGACTTGCTTGACACCTAGAATAGTATCGCTCTCCTTGTCGGATTGTATTAATGTGGCCGATGAAGCTGTCGGTGCTGTCGCTCAATTGCTGCCGAGTCTCTACGAGTTCTCGTTGCAGGCTTACCATGTAACCGATGCCGCTCTTGGATATTTCCACGCCACTCAAAGTAGCTCCCTCAGTATCCTCAGGCTGCAATCCTGCTGGGAACTCACTAATCATGGTGTAGTCAATATTG TACATTCCTTGCCCAATCTGACTGTCCTGTCGCTGTCTGGATGCAGTAAAGTAACAGATGATGGCGTTGAATTGATAGCAGAAAACTTATCCAGGCTTCGTTCGTTGGATCTGAGTTGGTGCTCGAGAATCACCGACGCGGCCCTAGAGTACATTGCTTGTGATCTGAATCACTTAGAGGAGCTCACATTGGACAG ATGTGTGCATATCACAGATATAGGCGTGGGCTACATTTCCACAATGGGATCATTGAGCGCATTGTTCTTGAGATGGTGCATACTACTTAGAGACTTTGGACTTCAGCACTTGTGCGGCATGAAATCCTTACAAGTACTCTCCGTAGCAG GGTGCCCATTGCTCACAAGTAGCGGATTATCGAGCTTGATTCAGCTTCGACATTTACACGAGCTAGAGTTAACTAATTGTCCAGGAACGTCTCAAGAGCTGTTCGATTATTTGCGTGAACACCTACCGCGCTGCTTAATCATCGAATAA
- the Arpc1 gene encoding actin-related protein 2/3 complex, subunit 1A isoform X2, with protein MHVMGIDWAPNTNRIVTCSADKNAYVWTQEGDGKWNPAWVLLRINRAATCVKWSPLENKFAVGSGGRVIAVCYFVSENNWWQCKHIKRPLRSTVTTVDWHPDNKVLVAGSTDYKVRVFSAFISDMEDAPGNGPWGHSNTLGTLLAEFQNTPNGGGWIHSVAFSPCGNKICWVAHNSSICIADATKGNAVIRLYTEHLPFLCCVWMGSNSIVAVGHSCMPMLYSIDDSGQLYFVSKLDNTQKKEAAGLSAMRKFQSLDRQARTDTNDNALDSIHQNTINCVRKVSDNEFSTSGLDGQLVVWDLKLLENSIAGLKIA; from the exons ATGCATGTTATGGGTATTGATTGGGCACCGAATACCAATCGAATAGTAACATGCTCCGCAGATAAGAATGCATACGTTTGGACACAGGAAGGGGATGGAAAGTGGAATCCCGCATGGGTACTTTTAAGAATAAATCGTGCAGCAACATGTGTAAAGTGGTCACCATTAG aaaataaatttgctgTTGGATCTGGAGGTAGAGTAATAGCTGTTTGTTATTTTGTTTCTGAAAACAATTGGTGGCAATGTAAGCATATAAAACGCCCATTAAGGTCCACTGTAACTACAGTCGATTGGCACCCAGATAATAAAGTTTTGGTTGCTGGATCCACTGATTATAAAGTTCGTGTATTTAGTGCATTTATTAGTGATATGGAAGATGCACCTGGTAATGGTCCATGGGGTCACAGTAATACTTTAGGAACATTACTTGCCGAATTCCAGAATACTCCCAATGGAG GAGGTTGGATACACTCTGTTGCATTTAGTCCTTGTGGCAATAAAATTTGTTGGGTAGCACACAATTCATCAATTTGCATTGCAGATGCTACTAAAGGAAATGCTGTTATACGATTATATACAGAGCATTTGCCATTTTTATGTTGTGTTTGGATGGGGTCCAATTCCATTGTCGCTGtg GGACATAGTTGTATGCCTATGCTTTATTCTATAGACGATAGTGGTCAACTATATTTTGTATCAAAATTAGACAACACACAGAAAAAAGAGGCTGCTGGTTTGTCCGCTATGCGTAAATTTCAATCGTTAGATCGCCAAGCGAGAACCGACACGAACGATAATGCCTTAGATAGTATACATCAAAATACGATCAACTGTGTGCGCAAAGTATCAGATAATGAATTTAGTACGAGCGGTTTAGATGGTCAATTGGTAGTTTGGGATCTCAAG cTTCTGGAGAATTCTATTGCTGGTCTCAAGATAGCATAA
- the Arpc1 gene encoding actin-related protein 2/3 complex, subunit 1A isoform X1 gives MTEVHNLGVDAISCHAWNKDKKEVAICPNNNEIQVYKRTSSGWKLLQNLQEHDMHVMGIDWAPNTNRIVTCSADKNAYVWTQEGDGKWNPAWVLLRINRAATCVKWSPLENKFAVGSGGRVIAVCYFVSENNWWQCKHIKRPLRSTVTTVDWHPDNKVLVAGSTDYKVRVFSAFISDMEDAPGNGPWGHSNTLGTLLAEFQNTPNGGGWIHSVAFSPCGNKICWVAHNSSICIADATKGNAVIRLYTEHLPFLCCVWMGSNSIVAVGHSCMPMLYSIDDSGQLYFVSKLDNTQKKEAAGLSAMRKFQSLDRQARTDTNDNALDSIHQNTINCVRKVSDNEFSTSGLDGQLVVWDLKLLENSIAGLKIA, from the exons atgacAGAAGTTCATAACTTAGGTGTTGACGCTATCAGCTGTCATGCTTGGAATAAAGACAAAAAAG aaGTGGCCATTTGTCCAAATAACAATGAGATCCAAGTTTACAAACGCACGTCGAGTGGTTGGAAATTGTTACAGAATCTACAGGAACATGATATGCATGTTATGGGTATTGATTGGGCACCGAATACCAATCGAATAGTAACATGCTCCGCAGATAAGAATGCATACGTTTGGACACAGGAAGGGGATGGAAAGTGGAATCCCGCATGGGTACTTTTAAGAATAAATCGTGCAGCAACATGTGTAAAGTGGTCACCATTAG aaaataaatttgctgTTGGATCTGGAGGTAGAGTAATAGCTGTTTGTTATTTTGTTTCTGAAAACAATTGGTGGCAATGTAAGCATATAAAACGCCCATTAAGGTCCACTGTAACTACAGTCGATTGGCACCCAGATAATAAAGTTTTGGTTGCTGGATCCACTGATTATAAAGTTCGTGTATTTAGTGCATTTATTAGTGATATGGAAGATGCACCTGGTAATGGTCCATGGGGTCACAGTAATACTTTAGGAACATTACTTGCCGAATTCCAGAATACTCCCAATGGAG GAGGTTGGATACACTCTGTTGCATTTAGTCCTTGTGGCAATAAAATTTGTTGGGTAGCACACAATTCATCAATTTGCATTGCAGATGCTACTAAAGGAAATGCTGTTATACGATTATATACAGAGCATTTGCCATTTTTATGTTGTGTTTGGATGGGGTCCAATTCCATTGTCGCTGtg GGACATAGTTGTATGCCTATGCTTTATTCTATAGACGATAGTGGTCAACTATATTTTGTATCAAAATTAGACAACACACAGAAAAAAGAGGCTGCTGGTTTGTCCGCTATGCGTAAATTTCAATCGTTAGATCGCCAAGCGAGAACCGACACGAACGATAATGCCTTAGATAGTATACATCAAAATACGATCAACTGTGTGCGCAAAGTATCAGATAATGAATTTAGTACGAGCGGTTTAGATGGTCAATTGGTAGTTTGGGATCTCAAG cTTCTGGAGAATTCTATTGCTGGTCTCAAGATAGCATAA
- the LOC139995360 gene encoding uncharacterized protein isoform X2: MDVGEWILSNSNIFSSQFDLDNNHMSSSSEKTVPESYMYPLFSILTNVELHMDTCNTDNNHNTYAMSSRESLESNDNDSNNNLDFIHKSQKQTDIISLSQSGIYKTKSIESLSNPSLSDSNDYQITKIREKAHQICTLLPIYKYDRVFEILYKNRYAENYIELSLWDLLPMKRPAIKISSNMKFVDDNSVKCKQMFYHNDLSIQQKHVHGRERTNSMKQINDLLSMQYSSNNSNTKNKETVLQTRYTGNNSKNYGQILHDYMQYLSSQENIKKQKLSAIYKQKQLKNPTKMLEISNDDLRNIKPYRINLGDSSSTNKRNVIRTIISPKNTSPDISPRSKSTLCDTVTSDVSVAVTKSQDSLENIEVKPSTSTGIYSTQNTKHVFGGTRKKDIKFLEKTSESKKDIDIINTRIPLRMELDKRLEFIFPDLDKNYINKLCRRYSNTDLSLDKQFEELINIIVEDRQLCPVEINSKINQEKDYDIDEKHNYLKEIFPNADPAYLKKIIVQTANDPAKLDQFIEDQCKCPTYLTKDEKIRRMHITEQQMLYIQEFDVKQFLEIYPSPHTYFEDPKRKHEYNTDALEFLKYHFNKFEVETLMNVYKQHNYHLTITANALENMEPDKKTNYTTMWEKTLSDDIPLLHECAFIKHKNRITEYQKELKKREDEEFEELQKRNELLICQCCYVKCIPSKCSTCDDGHVFCNSCIVRGTQAQIAQGNGHVPCFVDCDGEFRLSTLQKVLTPMQFSTFVRKKQEREVMSAGILGLVSCPFCQFASIPPLRDNVFKCLNPECMKESCRLCKEVNHIPLKCYEEKTEKARLFLEEKMTEALVHKCHRCSRPYFKENGCNKITCVCGCIMCYLCDEEITGYRHFNYGICPLTSDDYSLNAAAVQAVAKKTMKYIKEKDPNIKINTDIVSPNIQYNYSEANNQLIQKRVNNITRFS, translated from the exons ATGGATGTAGGTGAATGGATATTGTccaattcaaatatattttcaagccAGTTTGATTTAGATAATAATCATATGAGTAGTAGCTCAGAAAAAACGGTTCCTGAAAGTTATATGTAtccattattttcaatattaactAATGTGGAATTACATATGGATACATGTAACACTGATAACAATCATAACACATATGCTATGTCCAGTAGAGAAAGTTTGGAGAGTAATGATAAtgattcaaataataatttagattttattcACAAGTCTCAAAAGCAGAcagatataatttcattatctcAGAGtggtatatataaaacaaaatctaTAGAATCTTTGAGCAATCCATCATTAAGTGACTCTAACGATTACCAGATTACAAAAATAAGAGAGAAAGCTCATCAAATATGTACACTTCTgccaatatataaatatgatcgtgtgtttgaaattttatataaaaatcgttATGCGGAGAATTATATAGAACTTAGTTTGTGGGATTTATTACCAATGAAAAGGCcagcaataaaaatttcttctaaTATGAAATTCGTAGATGACAATTCTGTCAAATGCAAACAGATGTTTTATCACAATGATTTATCAATACAGCAAAAACATGTTCATGGGAGAGAAAGAACTAattctatgaaacaaataaatgatCTATTAAGCATGCAATATTCATCGAATAATTCAAATACCAAAAATAAGGAGACTGTTCTACAAACAAGGTATACAGGGAATAATAGCAAGAATTATGGACAAATATTACATGATTATATGCAATATTTGAGTAGTCAGGAAAACATtaagaaacagaaattatCTGCCATATATAAAcagaaacaattaaaaaatccaacaaaaatgttagaaatatcaaatgatgatttaagaaatataaaacctTACAGAATAAATCTTGGTGATTCATCATCTactaataaaagaaatgttattAGGACAATAATTTCACCTAAAAATACATCGCCTGATATATCACCACGTTCCAAAAGCACATTGTGTGATACTGTAACAAGTGATGTGTCAGTTGCAGTAACAAAATCACAAGATTCACTTGAAAACATAGAAGTAAAACCATCAACTTCTACTGGAATTTATTCTACACAAAATACCAAACATGTGTTTGGAGGTActagaaaaaaagatatcaaatttttgGAGAAAACTAGTGAGAGCAAAAAAGatattgatataataaatactagAATACCTCTAAGGATGGAACTGGATAAAagattagaatttatatttcccGATTTAGATAAgaattacattaataaacTATGTAGAAGATATTCAAATACAGATCTTAGTTTAGATAAACAGTTTgaggaattaattaatataatagtagAAGATAGACAATTATGTCCTGTTGAAATAAATAGCAAAATAAATCAGGAAAAAGATTATGATATAGATgaaaaacataattatttaaaagaaatttttcctaATGCAGACCctgcatatttaaaaaaaattatagtacAAACAGCTAATGATCCTGCTAAATTAGACCAGTTCATAGAAGATCAATGCAAATGTCCTACTTATCTaacaaaagatgaaaaaataagaCGAATGCATATTACAGAACAGCAAATGCTATACATTCAAGAATTTGATGTGAAACAGTTTTTGGAAATCTATCCATCTCCACATACATATTTCGAAGATCCAAAAAGAAAGCATGAATACAATACCGATGCACTTGAATTtctgaaatatcattttaataaatttgag GTGGAAACTTTAATGAATGTATATAAACAGCATAATTATCACTTAACTATAACTGCAAACGCTTTAGAGAATATGGAACCagataaaaaaacaaattatacaaCCATGTGGGAAAAAACTCTATCAGATGATATTCCTTTATTGCATGAATGTGcatttataaaacataaaaatcgtattacagaatatcaaaaagaattaaaaaaaagagaagacgaAGAATTTGAGGAGTTACAA aaaagaaatgaacTTTTAATATGTCAGTGTTGTTATGTAAAATGTATACCATCTAAATGTTCAACATGTGATGATGGTCACGTGTTTTGTAATTCATGCATTGTACGTGGAACTCAAGCACAAATTGCACAGGGAAATGGGCATGTTCCATGTTTTGTAGATTGTGATGGAGAATTTAGACTTTCAACTCTTCAGAAAGTATTAACACCAATGCAATTTAGTACATTTGTTCGTAAGAAGCAAGAAAGAGAAGTAATGTCTGCTGGAATCCTAGGTTTAGTTTCATGTCCGTTTTGTCAGTTTGCATCTATACCTCCCTTAAGAGATAATGTTTTTAAATGTCTTAATCCCGAATGTATGAAAGAATCGTGTAG atTATGTAAAGAGGTAAATCATATACCGCTTAAATGCTATGAAGAAAAGACTGAGAAAGCACGTTTGTTTTTGGAAGAGAAAATGACAGAAGCACTTGTACATAAATGTCACAGATGTAGCCGTCCATATTTTAAGGAGAATGGATGCAACAAAATCACTTGTGTCTGTGGCTGTATAATGTGTTATCTCTGTGATGAAGAAATTACTGGATATAGGCATTTTAACTA CGGTATATGCCCATTAACGAGTGACGATTATTCGTTAAATGCTGCAGCAGTTCAGGCAGTTGCCAAGAAAACTATGAAATACATAAAAGAAAAGGATCCgaatataaagataaatacTGATATTGTTTCCCcaaatatacaatacaattACAGTGAAGCTAATAATCAATTAATACAG AAACGAGTAAACAATATAACAAGATTTTCTTAA
- the LOC139995360 gene encoding uncharacterized protein isoform X1 translates to MDVGEWILSNSNIFSSQFDLDNNHMSSSSEKTVPESYMYPLFSILTNVELHMDTCNTDNNHNTYAMSSRESLESNDNDSNNNLDFIHKSQKQTDIISLSQSGIYKTKSIESLSNPSLSDSNDYQITKIREKAHQICTLLPIYKYDRVFEILYKNRYAENYIELSLWDLLPMKRPAIKISSNMKFVDDNSVKCKQMFYHNDLSIQQKHVHGRERTNSMKQINDLLSMQYSSNNSNTKNKETVLQTRYTGNNSKNYGQILHDYMQYLSSQENIKKQKLSAIYKQKQLKNPTKMLEISNDDLRNIKPYRINLGDSSSTNKRNVIRTIISPKNTSPDISPRSKSTLCDTVTSDVSVAVTKSQDSLENIEVKPSTSTGIYSTQNTKHVFGGTRKKDIKFLEKTSESKKDIDIINTRIPLRMELDKRLEFIFPDLDKNYINKLCRRYSNTDLSLDKQFEELINIIVEDRQLCPVEINSKINQEKDYDIDEKHNYLKEIFPNADPAYLKKIIVQTANDPAKLDQFIEDQCKCPTYLTKDEKIRRMHITEQQMLYIQEFDVKQFLEIYPSPHTYFEDPKRKHEYNTDALEFLKYHFNKFEVETLMNVYKQHNYHLTITANALENMEPDKKTNYTTMWEKTLSDDIPLLHECAFIKHKNRITEYQKELKKREDEEFEELQKRNELLICQCCYVKCIPSKCSTCDDGHVFCNSCIVRGTQAQIAQGNGHVPCFVDCDGEFRLSTLQKVLTPMQFSTFVRKKQEREVMSAGILGLVSCPFCQFASIPPLRDNVFKCLNPECMKESCRLCKEVNHIPLKCYEEKTEKARLFLEEKMTEALVHKCHRCSRPYFKENGCNKITCVCGCIMCYLCDEEITGYRHFNSGICPLTSDDYSLNAAAVQAVAKKTMKYIKEKDPNIKINTDIVSPNIQYNYSEANNQLIQKRVNNITRFS, encoded by the exons ATGGATGTAGGTGAATGGATATTGTccaattcaaatatattttcaagccAGTTTGATTTAGATAATAATCATATGAGTAGTAGCTCAGAAAAAACGGTTCCTGAAAGTTATATGTAtccattattttcaatattaactAATGTGGAATTACATATGGATACATGTAACACTGATAACAATCATAACACATATGCTATGTCCAGTAGAGAAAGTTTGGAGAGTAATGATAAtgattcaaataataatttagattttattcACAAGTCTCAAAAGCAGAcagatataatttcattatctcAGAGtggtatatataaaacaaaatctaTAGAATCTTTGAGCAATCCATCATTAAGTGACTCTAACGATTACCAGATTACAAAAATAAGAGAGAAAGCTCATCAAATATGTACACTTCTgccaatatataaatatgatcgtgtgtttgaaattttatataaaaatcgttATGCGGAGAATTATATAGAACTTAGTTTGTGGGATTTATTACCAATGAAAAGGCcagcaataaaaatttcttctaaTATGAAATTCGTAGATGACAATTCTGTCAAATGCAAACAGATGTTTTATCACAATGATTTATCAATACAGCAAAAACATGTTCATGGGAGAGAAAGAACTAattctatgaaacaaataaatgatCTATTAAGCATGCAATATTCATCGAATAATTCAAATACCAAAAATAAGGAGACTGTTCTACAAACAAGGTATACAGGGAATAATAGCAAGAATTATGGACAAATATTACATGATTATATGCAATATTTGAGTAGTCAGGAAAACATtaagaaacagaaattatCTGCCATATATAAAcagaaacaattaaaaaatccaacaaaaatgttagaaatatcaaatgatgatttaagaaatataaaacctTACAGAATAAATCTTGGTGATTCATCATCTactaataaaagaaatgttattAGGACAATAATTTCACCTAAAAATACATCGCCTGATATATCACCACGTTCCAAAAGCACATTGTGTGATACTGTAACAAGTGATGTGTCAGTTGCAGTAACAAAATCACAAGATTCACTTGAAAACATAGAAGTAAAACCATCAACTTCTACTGGAATTTATTCTACACAAAATACCAAACATGTGTTTGGAGGTActagaaaaaaagatatcaaatttttgGAGAAAACTAGTGAGAGCAAAAAAGatattgatataataaatactagAATACCTCTAAGGATGGAACTGGATAAAagattagaatttatatttcccGATTTAGATAAgaattacattaataaacTATGTAGAAGATATTCAAATACAGATCTTAGTTTAGATAAACAGTTTgaggaattaattaatataatagtagAAGATAGACAATTATGTCCTGTTGAAATAAATAGCAAAATAAATCAGGAAAAAGATTATGATATAGATgaaaaacataattatttaaaagaaatttttcctaATGCAGACCctgcatatttaaaaaaaattatagtacAAACAGCTAATGATCCTGCTAAATTAGACCAGTTCATAGAAGATCAATGCAAATGTCCTACTTATCTaacaaaagatgaaaaaataagaCGAATGCATATTACAGAACAGCAAATGCTATACATTCAAGAATTTGATGTGAAACAGTTTTTGGAAATCTATCCATCTCCACATACATATTTCGAAGATCCAAAAAGAAAGCATGAATACAATACCGATGCACTTGAATTtctgaaatatcattttaataaatttgag GTGGAAACTTTAATGAATGTATATAAACAGCATAATTATCACTTAACTATAACTGCAAACGCTTTAGAGAATATGGAACCagataaaaaaacaaattatacaaCCATGTGGGAAAAAACTCTATCAGATGATATTCCTTTATTGCATGAATGTGcatttataaaacataaaaatcgtattacagaatatcaaaaagaattaaaaaaaagagaagacgaAGAATTTGAGGAGTTACAA aaaagaaatgaacTTTTAATATGTCAGTGTTGTTATGTAAAATGTATACCATCTAAATGTTCAACATGTGATGATGGTCACGTGTTTTGTAATTCATGCATTGTACGTGGAACTCAAGCACAAATTGCACAGGGAAATGGGCATGTTCCATGTTTTGTAGATTGTGATGGAGAATTTAGACTTTCAACTCTTCAGAAAGTATTAACACCAATGCAATTTAGTACATTTGTTCGTAAGAAGCAAGAAAGAGAAGTAATGTCTGCTGGAATCCTAGGTTTAGTTTCATGTCCGTTTTGTCAGTTTGCATCTATACCTCCCTTAAGAGATAATGTTTTTAAATGTCTTAATCCCGAATGTATGAAAGAATCGTGTAG atTATGTAAAGAGGTAAATCATATACCGCTTAAATGCTATGAAGAAAAGACTGAGAAAGCACGTTTGTTTTTGGAAGAGAAAATGACAGAAGCACTTGTACATAAATGTCACAGATGTAGCCGTCCATATTTTAAGGAGAATGGATGCAACAAAATCACTTGTGTCTGTGGCTGTATAATGTGTTATCTCTGTGATGAAGAAATTACTGGATATAGGCATTTTAA cagCGGTATATGCCCATTAACGAGTGACGATTATTCGTTAAATGCTGCAGCAGTTCAGGCAGTTGCCAAGAAAACTATGAAATACATAAAAGAAAAGGATCCgaatataaagataaatacTGATATTGTTTCCCcaaatatacaatacaattACAGTGAAGCTAATAATCAATTAATACAG AAACGAGTAAACAATATAACAAGATTTTCTTAA